One Physeter macrocephalus isolate SW-GA chromosome 19, ASM283717v5, whole genome shotgun sequence genomic window carries:
- the RFLNA gene encoding refilin-A encodes SPPCSRPPRSCNSEVKYASEKHFRDKVFYAPVPTVTAYSETIVAAPNCTWRSYRSQLTLEPRPRALRFRSTTIIFPKRARSSFRTTLHLSLGRPRRWFTASVQLQLCPRPGPGLLGPAPL; translated from the coding sequence TCACCCCCGTGCTCCCGCCCTCCCCGCAGCTGCAATTCCGAGGTCAAGTACGCCTCGGAGAAGCACTTCCGGGACAAGGTCTTCTACGCGCCGGTGCCCACGGTCACGGCCTACAGCGAGACGATCGTGGCGGCGCCGAACTGCACGTGGCGCAGCTACCGCAGCCAGCTGACCCTGGAGCCGCGGCCGCGCGCGCTGCGCTTCCGGAGCACCACCATCATCTTCCCCAAGCGCGCCCGCAGCTCCTTCCGCACCACCCTGCACCTCAGCCTGGGCCGGCCGCGCCGCTGGTTCACGGCCAGCGTGCAGCTGCAGCTGTGCCCGCGGCCCGGGCCCGGCCTGCTGGGCCCCGCGCCGCTCTGA